In Pirellulales bacterium, one genomic interval encodes:
- a CDS encoding DUF1501 domain-containing protein produces the protein TLSGAYDPFMVGCTEASEVELPALKLLDGLNPLRIQDRRQLLVELDTAARQAAHEGPRDWARNMNSAYDLLLDPAARRAFDLTRESDETRARYGYTTFGQSSLLARRLVEAGAPYVQLNYSRHVEALNPGFEFGWDTHIYNFELLQDQLCPILDRAFSALLDDLYERGLIDDTLVVMMGEFGRTPKINGRAARDHWPACYYSIWAGGGVQPGRVIGASDARGEQPTSEPISPLMVGTTISHLAGIDIQAREEMSVLAGGRIIDGLL, from the coding sequence GCACGCTCTCGGGAGCGTACGACCCGTTCATGGTGGGTTGCACGGAGGCGAGTGAGGTCGAGTTGCCGGCACTCAAATTGCTCGATGGGCTAAACCCGCTACGCATCCAAGACCGCCGTCAGTTGCTAGTCGAGCTTGATACGGCGGCACGGCAAGCCGCGCACGAAGGGCCGCGTGATTGGGCGCGGAACATGAATTCGGCCTACGACCTGCTGTTGGATCCGGCCGCACGGCGAGCCTTCGACCTGACGCGGGAAAGCGATGAGACGCGGGCCCGCTACGGGTACACCACATTTGGGCAGAGCAGCTTGCTGGCGCGGCGCCTGGTGGAAGCCGGCGCGCCCTATGTGCAGTTGAATTACAGTCGCCACGTCGAGGCGCTGAATCCTGGCTTTGAATTTGGCTGGGATACGCACATCTACAATTTCGAGTTGTTGCAGGACCAACTTTGTCCGATCCTCGATCGAGCCTTCTCCGCCTTGTTGGACGATCTTTACGAGCGCGGTCTGATCGACGACACGCTCGTCGTGATGATGGGGGAATTCGGACGTACTCCGAAGATCAATGGTCGCGCGGCACGCGACCATTGGCCGGCTTGCTACTATTCGATCTGGGCTGGCGGAGGCGTCCAGCCTGGCCGCGTGATTGGCGCGAGCGACGCGCGGGGTGAGCAGCCCACGAGCGAACCGATCTCGCCCCTAATGGTCGGCACGACCATTTCCCACCTGGCAGGCATCGATATCCAGGCGCGCGAGGAAATGAGCGTCCTTGCCGGCGGAAGGATCATTGATGGCCTCTTGTAA